The genomic stretch GACCCTTGGGGGTTTGAAGCTCCATCTACAAACAAGTTCCAGCTCGAGTTCTTTTCTTCTTGTAATGGTTGGGTAAGTTCGGCTACAAAATCAGCTAGGTACTGAGATCTGACGGATCCTCTTGGCCGGTATTGAATATCAAATTCTGAAAGCTCAATGGCCCATTTGATAAGTCGGCCTGCTAATTCTGGCTTTGAAAGAATCTGTCGAAGGGGTTGTTCGGTTCTGACGATAATGGTGTGTCCCTGGAAGTATGGTCGGAGTCGTCTTGAAGAGAAGACCAGGGCCAATGCAAGTTTTTCCAACTTTGGGTAACGAAGCTCAGCACCTTGTAAGGACTTGCTCACGAAATAGATCGGCTGCTGACCCTTCTCCGTATCTGTTAAAAGAACCGAACTAATTGCCACATCAGTAATAGACAAGTATATAGACAATGGCTCATTGGGTTTTGGTTTTTGTAAAACAGGGGGTTTTGAAagaaattgttttaaattttggaaTGCAGCTTCACAGTCTTCTGTCCATTGAAAATGTTTTGGACTCTTTTTCAAACATTGGAAAAAATGATAAGATTTTAATGCCAAACAGGATAAGAATCGTGATAAAGCTGCTAGACGTCCTGTTAGACGTTGGACCTCCTTTAGTGTTGTTGGACTTTTCATGTCATTTATGGCCCGACATTTGTCGGGATTTGCTTCTATTCCTCGGCTGCTGAGTATGAATCCGAGGAATTTGCCTCCGCGGACACCGAAAGCGCATTTCTCAGGGTTTAGCCTCATATCATATCGTCGGATTTGCGCAAAGATCTCTGCTAAGTCATTGATGTGGGACTTTCCGACCATTGTCTTTGCGACCATATCATCTACATATACTTCTATGTTCCGACCAATTTGGTTTTGGAAGACCTTATTCATCAGTCGCTGATATGTTGCACCTGCattctttaaaccaaaaggcataaCATTATAGCAATAATTCCCATATTCAGTTATAAAAGCGGTTTTCTCCTGATCAGATGGATGCATAAGAATTTGGTTATAACCAGAATATGCATCCATGAAACTCAAGGAATCAAAACCACAGGAGTTGTCTACCAAATTATCAATGCAAGGTAAAGGATAAGCATCTTTAGGGCATGCTTTGTTTAAATCAGTGAAATCGACGCACATGCGCCATTTACCGTTATTCTTTTTTACCATTACAACATTAGCGAGCCATGTTGTGAATCTGATCTCGCGGATAAAATTGGCCGCAATGAGCTTTGTAACCTCGGCAAGGCATGCCAGGCGCTTTTCTGTTCCGAGGTTTCTTTTCCTTTGTGAGATTGGTCGGGCCCCTGGACTAATTGCTAATTTATGTGTGATAACGGAGGGATGTATTCCGGGCATATCTGCAGGGGTCCAAGCAAATAGATCGGCGTTTTCAAGCAGAAACTTTATGAGTGCTTCTCTTTCTTCGGCATTTGTTGATGTCCCAACAAAGGTAAACTTCATTGGGTCTTCTGTTAGggggacctttgttaggtcctCGTTTGGCATGGGTCGGTCTTCAAAATCAGCTCTTAGATCTATTTCTGCCAATTTCGGTTGGTCAGGCTGTATAGAGTTGACCTGTGGTACGTTGCTTCTTCTGAGAGGCTTCAAGCTTGTGTTGTAGCATTGGCGAGCTTCATGGAGGTCCCCGTGGATTGTTGCTACTAAATTATCCTGCACAGGAAACTTCACGCAGAGGTGAACTGTAGATACAATTGCCGCAAATAGATTTAAAAAAGGTCTACCTAGGATGAGATTATAAGGACTAAAACAGTCGACAACAAGATATTGAATGTCTTGTGTCTTAAATAATGGTTGCTCACCGAGTGTGGTTTGTAACAACACGGAACCGAGGACGGGGACACGTTCCCCAGAAAATCCGACCAAGTCTCCATGATATGGCTGCAATATGTTGTTACTCGGCTTCATTCTCTCAAATGTAGTAAAGAATAATACATCTGCGCTGCTTCCGGGGTCGAGGAGTACTTTGCGGACTATTAGGTCTCCTAGCTGAACAGAAATTACCACCGGGTCATCATAATTCAAATCTTTCTGATTAAAGTCGGTTGAACAGAAAGTCATTTCCGGAAGATCGTGAGTCGGCTGAGATACTTTAGGGGCATCTGTTACGGCCAACATAGCTCTATAGGTTCTTTTTCGAGCCGAGCTTGTATGTCCACCTCCTGCATATCCTCCCGAGATACAATTGATGATTCCTCTTGGTTGGATAGGTGCCTTATCCTTTTCCTTGAAAGATGGGCTTGCTGTGGAGGGGTCGGAGGCCGAGGTAACATTCTTCTGCATTCGTCCTGCGATGAACTTATCAAGGTGACCCTGTCTTGCGAGGCGTTCCAGGAGGTCTTTGGCGATCACACATTCATCAGTTGTGTGACCGTGTTTTTGATGAAAGGTACAGAATTTGGATTTATCAACAGTTTTGGATTCTGGGTAGGTGCCGGCTTTACGAGGGGGTTTGATTAACTTGGAGTTAAGTATTTCTTTGATAATGTCGTCCCTCTTTGTATTGAAGACTGTGTATGACTCGTACCGGGGAACGGGCTTGAAGGTTTTCTTGTTATCCCGAGGTTTGTCCTCATCCTTGACAGCGGTTGACTTTTCTGTTTTGCGAGCTTGCCGAAGCTCTTCAACATCTATCTGTCCCTTTGCCTTTTCACGGAATTCTGCCAAAGTTTTCGGTTTGCTCACAGCTATTGTTTCCTGAAATTTGCCCGGACGAAGGCCGCTCTTAATTGCATGGAGATGGACTTCAGGATGAAGATCGGGGATCCTCATGGCGACCTTTGTGAAACAAGTTATATAGTCCTTCAGGCTCTCTTGTGGGCCTTGCTTAATGGTCGTCAGGTAGTCAGAATCGTGCAGGTATATAGCAGAGGCCGCAAAATGATCTTCGAATTGTTTCGCCAATTCCTGAAAACGCGATATCGAATCTGCAGGCAAAGAGCAAAACCAATCAAGTGCAGGACCATCTAAAAAGGATGGGAAACAACGACACAGAATAGGGTCAGATACACCGTTAACAATCATGATAGATCagaattttttaatatgttgCTTTGGATCTCCTAATCCATCGTATGGGGTCAGAGTTGTCGGCAGGGTGAACTGTCTAGGAAGTTGAAAATTCATGATGTCGGCCGTGAACGGGCCGGCAGAATTGTCGCGTTCTTCTTCCTCAGCTTCTGGTTGGGCCTCTTCTGTTCGGTGGGCCTCCTCTTCTTCCCCTTGAGGTGTTTCAGAAACATGAGTTGGTATTGATCGGCGTTCGTGATTTTCTTCTCGGTTATGATGATCATCGTTGTGCTCCAGCCGAGCATTGACTAATTGCGCAATTTGATCTTGCATTCTTCGATTTTCCTCCGCCATTTGTTGGTTTGCTTGCTGAAGCTCGGTCACCATCCGCAGGAGCTCGGATGGGGTAGGCGGAGGGGCGTCAGCCATAGTTGTATTTTAAGGGTGTTTTTGGGACTTTTGTGAAGggaatttcaaatttattcggccccacggtgggcgccagATGTTCTTACTTGATTCTTCCGAGGTATAGCTCGTCTTCCCGCGAAGTCGGCTGACTCCCAATACGAAGCAAGGTATACGTCGGCGGTGAGTGATCGGCGGGGGAgggtacctgcaaaggcactccaacgctcaagtcagaattGGGTGAATAATAAATTGTACTTTTGGAAAGTGACGTACCTTTTTCCGGTCTTTCGTCTGCCTTATATTAACGGGAAAGATCGGCCGTTTTCCTTCGGATATAACGCCTAGGAAGAGGAATAATTGCGGATCCGACGTTATTGATTTGGGACGCTTCATGGCTTATTATGAAATCGTCGGTTATGATCGGGTCACAAGTGTAATCGAGCTATAAATATGTAACCGAGCTATAGTGTGTAACCGAGCTATAGTGTGTAACTGATGTTTACTGGTCATATCAGTTTGTATTATTGAATTTTGATGCTTTTCATTACACATTTTTTATGTTAGGTCATGGTTTTAAAGCTATGATTAGGCCTTGTATGCTTTAATGCCAGAACAGTATCTTTTGCATATGGTTTTAAAACTAGAACAGTACCTTACGCATAATGGTGTCATGATAAGTATGTGTTAAATGTTGCTCATATTATTTTCATAAGATATTCTTTAGGATTTACACTACTAATAGTACTTTTACCGTTTTACATGGCACTTATTCCtcttatctatttaaatttttgggataagtgataatataatatatttcaGAATTCAATTCTTGGTGAACTAAAAAAAATGGTATAAGGttattaaaagaagaaaaaaacctatgacaaaaaaaaatcaaacaaaattcaaaaatgacTCTTACTTAAGAAGACGTATTAGAAATATAATAATTTGCGTTGATTCTTCTTATCAActtaagttttaaaaaaaagtagtaTCATAATAAAGATTTACATAAACTCAAATATGCAAGGACTTGaaggaaattaaaaatttcTTGCTTGTCAATTGTGATTATGGAAATTCTGAGTATATGCCAGCATACTGCTACCTTTGTAAAGTTGTGTATTTTGATAATTAACATTTGATTCTCGTTTACAGTTTTACTTGATAAAGTACTTAATAAGAACGCtaacaataaaaattgaaatgaattttattttggatCTGTTTAACTTTTATGTAAAATTGGCTTTTCACTATGTAATTGGTTTATTAGGCATCCTAAAACTAACTTCTGCTTGCATTATATGAATTTAAAGTAGCATTTTGCTATGTTCCAACATTTTGGAGAACAACCCCTTAAGGACCTACGGTAAATATACAAAGCTAGAAATAAAACAGAACTTCTTTGTTAACTGTATTTTCTGTGCTGAACAATGAGTTATTTtgaaaatgttttaatttttacaatttttttaaaatcttaagTAATAAAATGCAGCAGTTTTTAAATTGCCGTAATTCTTTTAGCAACTGAAATAGCGAcgatttaaaattatttactacaaatttatttttaaaacttaaatgGCAAATAGTGATAATTGTAAACCACCACAAATATATTTAAACGTTGTGCAATAGTTGTTCCAGTAGTTACTAAAAATCGCCGTGAATTCATTTGTTAGCGCCTTAAAATACATCAGCCTACTAAATATTGGAATCTATTTAATGGTTGAAACCGCCATAAAGCTTTTAAAAAACTGTCATTAAATCTCATTTTCTTTATAGTGATATTTCCATAAAACTTTTTTACTTCTTGCATGCCCATTTTAGAAGTATTAACAAAGAGTTAATACTCAAAATCGTCCCTAAAAGATATTTCGATCTCCATTTTGGTCCtcgaaagataaaattaatcgAAATCGTCTCCGAAAGATACACGACTTGGTCACGTTAGTCCTTCTGTCAGTTGAATGATGATGTGTCACGTTAAGTGCCACGTGGCACATGATGACGTGGTGGGTTGATGTCACGTGTTACGACATAATTGGTTGACGTGTCATatcagtgacacgtggcatgtcACGTGTCAATTGACatgtaaaaaagttatttttaatcaaaatagtccttgaaagtttagacgtaagtcattttcatccctaaaattttaaaaattaatcaaattagttcttatataatttttttattttttcttgataatattaaatttgaaatattttttgatactactaatttaatagaaatgtaattgacaaacaaaaaattagtaatggtatcttttcttcttaaaaattttgtcaataaaattatctctctcctttaattcttctcaaaatctctcttattcttttctattctaaaacCTTTTTCTTACATTACCACATTTTGctggaatatatatatactcaaaatTGAAATGTATGTATTCCACAAACATATGAAACACacaaaaatttatgtattaaaagaaaaattatataatctatctcaaacatataaaacacacaaaaatttattatgataaattaTATGTGTGTTTCATATGTTTCATATGataaattacataaatttttgtgtgtttcatatgtttgagatagattatataatttttcttttaatacataattttttgtgtgtttcatatgtttgagatagattatataatttttcttttaatacataaattttgattttgagcacataactttgtttaggttaacaaatacatacatttcaattttgagtatatatatatttcagcAAAATGTGATAATGTAAGAAAAAAgttttagaatagaaaagaataagatagattttgagaagaattaaaggagagagataattttattgacaaaatttttaagaagaaaagataccattactaattttttgtaaaacccggttaattaacggctaatcaatccataaatgagaatttattctaaaaagcctaaaatgtgatttttatggctaaatgtgatagaggagactgagacgagaattttgataccaattttatagaattcggaccaagattggaccgaacgggccaaaccggaccaaccggacccaaagtggacCCTTGACCCAACATAACTAAatcaaaaccctagttttcagcactctctttCTCCTCACACAACACTCAAACACGTTGgaaatggaggccatggagggaagaacactctctcaagttctttctctcacttgatcttcaaaccaccataacttttgatctagagctccgattgccgcaccgtttacggccacgcgttcaccgtggagagctctacaaaactcatACCATTAATtgtgaggtaagccacgttttgctcttcgaatttccagccttgttttcgagttttatgagaaaaaatattgagattttggactctttgatgttataggacccaactctcttgaaagagaaggttaatcttatctccttggaccttgggtgtggtaagattctcaatcctagtgtaatttgtggttctatgatgtttgggttttgagatgttgtgtatgggtgtgatgattgtggcttaggttgtgtatatgtgaatattggagcttgattggtgatattgaaaagcttgaaaagggatttggtggtgaaaaatctgttcttgaaggtgttgaggccttgagagcttgtggataagtgatttggaagtgttccggttgagcttgggaaatcggctaaggtatggtttcggtttcctgtatctaatatgtaatgtgataggaaatacttaggctacagaccctaagataggcattgaattgttggtgttgttgaatggttgagatatatgatgtggtcatatatgtgatgatgattattgatgccttgatggtatgatgtatgagaaatatgcatgttgtgatatatgcttgatgattggttatggttgaattgtgggttgaaccatgttgatggtgagtatgatattgattatgtacaatgatgatttattggaattggtgttgttgaaaattggcatgaggaagagtgtgtgatatgtcaatgtgtttgaatttgagccacttgggtgaagtgggttaaaatgatgggatagtgattttgtaaattgtggtaaagtctcaatgtgtgagttgaggaggcttgatgttgaatttgatatattttgattgatttcaaagaaaagggatgaaattggcatgttttgattgattttgaaaagagttgaaaatgacttgttttgaaaatggcactttgtggttttgtatgaaaaatatggttttttgggcatactttgacgggacataacttggactacggatctctgttttgtgccaaatctgtttagaagtgaattggatccgggatgtccatgccgttcgaagaacgggtgaaaaacgatttaaaatgagaaagttatgtccgttggaagattggggttgaatctgtgaattctgcagcttttaacttagaaaacttttagcagaatgacccccgcgcgtaggcgcacttggcgcgtatgcaccgttcttccagaaagcgccatccacgcgtgcgcgtgatgtgcgcgggcgcgccgaatatgttgcacccaatgcccagccattttccagagagttgtgccagaactgagtcagttttgtgcctggggcacgagagcacccacgcgtacgcgtggctgacgcgtgcgcgtcgcttgggtatttttcaatccacgcgttagcgtgcatgacgcatacgcgtcgatgagttttgtggctatccacgcgtgcgcgtggagtgtgcgtacgcgtggccttgttttcatcccaaagttgatttttgagttttaaaagccaaatctcatacttctaagcctccgatctcaccatttatgtcttaaatcattatgatatgtctagctatgagaagaagggctagtgaatgtggtaacttgcgagtgaagcaaggaaaaaatgaatgatcaatgaggatcaaagatgattatgtgagaggcggaggatggtggtggaagtgcttgttatgccatgggctgaaaggccgtaattgttaatgaaatggctggttatggatttaaccgtgagccgatggctagattattgccgtgttacggcggagccatgattatggctaagtataaatgcatatatgctgttgaatgaattgtgaatgttgcacttccactgttggagatgagagtttccctgggaggaagcagtggctagccaccacgtgctccaggttgagactcgaagctcttttgaccctatgtcataagtgtggccgggcactgtgaaagactcggatgagctcgcccccataaatattcaccagtgaaggtgatggatatagatcatgattatgatcaagtttatgatgagtataactcgagttggggatgcgtgacagatggacagtccaatggttagctaccaagacttgtcgggttggctctataactgacagatgatatcatcagccactagggacaggcattcatcatatgcatactatatgaattgtttgagattgcctaattgtctaaatgccttatttgctcctatttgtatatttcttgtttgatataactgtgtttgctacattatactcctgctggtggttgggaggtttgaaggaattggaaagggaagtattattttagactgaagaatctttagtcagatgcccttttATGGTTTaacttgtttataagctttgaattatttggaggaagttctaggattgccttcggctttcctctattattatgtattatatatgtggaagctgttaccatgctggagacctctggttctcacccatgcggattttgtggttttcagatgcaggacgtgaggttttccgctgaggcatgctggagacttctagatttgcgaagatcctttgttctcgggactatgttttggtttatatgttttgcttagatacttttatcttcattaaataatataaactgagatgactcctcttatgggagattttggagaataggtcttatgtatttgtgtctctttgggtttcctttggggttttccttactttatcatatgtatatattgctatgctcggaccggttatcttcgcaaccggatttaaagtcttgatattcctgtttttgacactcctttgtatatatataatctcgcgttggtttatccttgttcgttacgctatcgatcggagtgttgcgctttcgagttgcgatttttgtttacccctttttctacaaaggctcctagttataatcaatcatttatactactatatgtactaaatttttattttagaggtcgtaataccttgccatctctgtcttatgacttaagcataagactctgtatggtagggtgttacattttttgtttgtcaattacatttttattaaaattagtagtatcaaaaaatatttcaaatttaatattatcaaaaaaaattaaaaaaaattatataaggactaatttgattattttttaaaatattagggatgaaaatgacttacgtcTGAACTTTCAATGActattttgattaaaaataacttttttacatGTCAAGCGACATGTGGCACGCCATGTGTCACTGACATGACACGTGGCGTATCACGTGTCACTGATTTGACACGTCAACCAATCATCTCGTGATACGTGGTATCAACCCACCACGTCATCATGTGTCACGTGACACTTAACATGATACGTCATCATCCAACTGATGGAAGGACTAACGTGATCAAGTTGTGTATCTTTCGGAGATGATTTcgattaattttatcttttgaaGACTAAAATAGAGATCGGCCCGGTATCTTTTAGGAACAATTTTAAGTGTTATACAAAGggttttcttttcaatttttggtGGTATGGACTTAGAATCCAAAAACGGCAAAGGAAATCTTATTGGCCTCAAACCTGGAACATggatatttcaaaaaaaaaaaaaacacataaacttaTGTTGTTGATAGTCTCTAGAAACACTTGGCATATAACGAGTAGTAGTATAATGATTCACTTAGTTTCAACAAACACAGAAGGAACAATTCCTTTAAGGTCAATAGGATGATAACCAATTTTTGAATGCTCTGATTTATCAGTCTCTCTGCATTATGTATTGTGATTCTCGCATTTAATGGATAAAGAAAACAATTATCATAATTACAACCACGATGgatttagaaaattttaataataggaacaaaatatatataacatagtaataattttaattattatatatatataaaaatcagtAAAAGAATTTTTTAGAGTTAgcaatttttaacatttttattattatttaattagtataaatattaaattatttttaaaaaataaattttaattattatgtatataaactttgaaaaatatatataaatacaaacaATATTAATTCATGTGtataaattttcataaatatatttataaattatatatttttgtgtgcaaaattcttataaatatgtgcaaattattattgattaaaataataatatctacTAGCTATGTTCTTGGGggctaataatatttttttactatcaTTTAACTAACCcaaatactaaattattttttaacaaataaattttgataatttatatgtacaaattctgaaaaatatggatacaaattatattgatttatatgtacaaattctagtAAATATAAGTGTAAAATATATGCTTGTTGTATGTGCAAAATTCTTACAAACACAAGTGCAGGTTATTGCTAACCAggtactaataaaaaataataatatttattgaaatttttttaaataaataatttaaatatttttttatggatatatgtaatttttatcatatttatcaatttctatttttttttacatattttgtttacagtgtaaatgaATTAATATTGCTTATATCTCGTTTACTCTCTAAACGAGATAAGACAAGATTTTATTTGACTTTATCTCGTTTGCAAACgagatatatatgtatatacatatTGTTCTTGCTGAAGTTGACCGGTGTATAGCTCGTGTGCTGGTGAATACTTGTAAGCTTTCCGTCAGGATGAGTTATACGTCGGCAAGGAGAGAACAAGTGGGTGGGTACCTGTAA from Arachis stenosperma cultivar V10309 chromosome 9, arast.V10309.gnm1.PFL2, whole genome shotgun sequence encodes the following:
- the LOC130949160 gene encoding uncharacterized protein LOC130949160, which produces MIVNGVSDPILCRCFPSFLDGPALDWFCSLPADSISRFQELAKQFEDHFAASAIYLHDSDYLTTIKQGPQESLKDYITCFTKVAMRIPDLHPEVHLHAIKSGLRPGKFQETIAVSKPKTLAEFREKAKGQIDVEELRQARKTEKSTAVKDEDKPRDNKKTFKPVPRYESYTVFNTKRDDIIKEILNSKLIKPPRKAGTYPESKTVDKSKFCTFHQKHGHTTDECVIAKDLLERLARQGHLDKFIAGRMQKNVTSASDPSTASPSFKEKDKAPIQPRGIINCISGGYAGGGHTSSARKRTYRAMLAVTDAPKVSQPTHDLPEMTFCSTDFNQKDLNYDDPVVISVQLGDLIVRKVLLDPGSSADVLFFTTFERMKPSNNILQPYHGDLVGFSGERVPVLGSVLLQTTLGEQPLFKTQDIQYLVVDCFSPYNLILGRPFLNLFAAIVSTVHLCVKFPVQDNLVATIHGDLHEARQCYNTSLKPLRRSNVPQVNSIQPDQPKLAEIDLRADFEDRPMPNEDLTKVPLTEDPMKFTFVGTSTNAEEREALIKFLLENADLFAWTPADMPGIHPSVITHKLAISPGARPISQRKRNLGTEKRLACLAEVTKLIAANFIREIRFTTWLANVVMVKKNNGKWRMCVDFTDLNKACPKDAYPLPCIDNLVDNSCGFDSLSFMDAYSGYNQILMHPSDQEKTAFITEYGNYCYNVMPFGLKNAGATYQRLMNKVFQNQIGRNIEVYVDDMVAKTMVGKSHINDLAEIFAQIRRYDMRLNPEKCAFGVRGGKFLGFILSSRGIEANPDKCRAINDMKSPTTLKEVQRLTGRLAALSRFLSCLALKSYHFFQCLKKSPKHFQWTEDCEAAFQNLKQFLSKPPVLQKPKPNEPLSIYLSITDVAISSVLLTDTEKGQQPIYFVSKSLQGAELRYPKLEKLALALVFSSRRLRPYFQGHTIIVRTEQPLRQILSKPELAGRLIKWAIELSEFDIQYRPRGSVRSQYLADFVAELTQPLQEEKNSSWNLFVDGASNPQGSGAGILLEGPEGINLEHSLRFSFKASNNQAEYEALIAGLRLAIDLQITSLKVYCDSLLVVQQVNQVFQTKDQILSKYLDIIQNLKNSFSRIEIHHIPREQNNRADILSKLATTQAHTATLLQSTLNKPSIHIMSISNTLSTESWQLPYIQYLKSGSVPDDVLDKKRFRRQASFFTLINDVLYRRGFSRPLLKCLDRKEADIALAEAHEGICGIHSGARSLAQKILRAGFYWPTIWKNSKEKVKTCDKCQKHAPSINIPAEQLHQSVISWPFNQWGIDILGPFPTAPRQMKYLVVAIDYFSKWIEAEPLARITSSQMISFVWKYIICRYGIPRHVVTDNGRQFTDHNFKLFLQNLKISQHFSSVEHPQSNGLAEAAKKVLLNALRKKLDEAKGLWAELIPEILWSYNTTTQTSTKETPFRLVYGSEAMIPLEISQQSLRTQVENHDQACQTELDLVEEVRSTAALHHRALQLQLGRRYAKKVLPRTFNVGDLVLRKTEEARRPSAHGKLAATWDGPYRITEILEKGAYRLEQLEGTKIPNTWNVSSLKQYFS